GCCTTCTACGCGTACATCTCCCGCGGCCTCGGCGGCACGGCCGGCGCCGGCGCCGCGATGGTCGCGCTCGTCTCCTACAACGCCCTCCAGGTCGGCATCTACGGCATCTTCGGCTTCGAGGTCTCCGGGCTGTTCGCCACCTACCTGGACACCGAGGTCGCCTGGTGGATACCGGCGCTCCTGGCCGTGCTCCTCGTCGGCGCTCTCGGCTGGCTGAAGATCGACCTCAACGCGCGCGTGCTCGGCGTTCTGCTGATCATCGAGGTCGCCCTGGTCGTCATCTTCGACGTCGCCGCGCTCGCCGACCCCGGGAAGGAGGGGCTGTCGCTGCACGCCTTCAACCCGGACACGCTCACCGGCGCGGGCATCGGCACCGCCCTGTGCTTCTGCGTCGCCGCCTTCCTCGGCTTCGAGCAGGCCCCCGTCTACGCCGAGGAGACCAGTCGCCCGCACATTCTCGTGCCCCGTGTGATGTTCCTGGCCATCGGCGGCATCGCCGTCTTCTACACGATCAGCTGCTGGGCGTACACCGTCGCCACCGGTCCCTCGGCGATCGTCGGCACCGCGCAGGAGCAGAGCGCCGGGCTGCTGTTCTTCCTCACCGAGGACCTGCTCGGGCCCGGCTTCACCGACGTCCTGCACGTGCTGTTCGTGACCGGCATGTTCGCGGCGATGCTCAGCTTCCACAACGTCGTCGCGCGCTACGCCTTCGCCATGGGCCGCGAGGGCCTGCTGCCCGCCGCCTTCGGCCGCACCAGCGGCGCGAGCGGCGCCCCCGGGACGGGTTCGCTGCTGCAGACCGTGATCTCGCTCGTGGTCGTCGCCGTGTTCGCGTTCACCGACGACAAGCCGGCCGGCGACCCGACGGCACCGGTCCTGCACCTGTTCACCTGGATGGGCAGCCTCGGCGCGCTGGGCGTCGCCGCGCTGATGGCCGCCGCCTCGGCCTCGGTCGTCGTCTTCTTCGTCCGCCGTGGCGCCGTCGCCGCCCAGTTCTGGCGACTGGCCGCCTCCGCGCTCGCCGTTCTCGCGCTGGCCTTCATCGTCGTCTACACCGTCAAGGACTTCGACGTCCTGATCGGGGCCGGCCCGGGCTCGTCCCTGAGCTGGGCTCTTCCCGCGGTCATCGCCCTCGCCCTGGCCGTGGGCCTGATCCAGGGCCTGCTCCTGCGCTCCCGCGCCCCCGAGAAGCACGCCCGCATCGGACTCGGCAACGAGGCGTTCCAGCTGGAGAAGGCCGCCCGCGGCGACTGATGAGAGCCGGGTGAGAGGTGGTTACGGAAATCTGACGGGCACCCGCGATCCCTGGTCCAGCGGGGGGACGCGGGTGTTCGATGAGCAGGTGAACTACGAACCACCCGAAGAGCCGCGGGGCAAACCGATGGGCCGCCGCGTCCTCCTCGGCACCCTGGCCCTGGGCGCCCTCGGCGTGGCCACCGCGCCGACCCTGCAACGCGGCATGGAGTCCTTCCTGGCGAGCGCCTCCGACAAGGACCCCACCGGCCTGACCGACCTGCTCCCCAACGGCGGCGGCTTCCGCTACTACTCGGTCGCCTCCTCCGTACCCCGCAAGAACGCCACCACCTACCGCCTCACGGTCGACGGCCTGGTCGACCACCCCCGGACCTACACGCTCGCCGACCTGCGCGCCCTGCCGCAGACCCGGATGGTGCGCGACGTCCAGTGCGTCACCGGCTGGCGGGTACCCGAGACACCGTTCGAAGGTGTGCGCCTGTCCCGGCTGCTCGACGCCGCGGGAGTGCGCGAGGGGGCCGGGGCGGTGCGCTTCACCTGCTTCGACGGCACCTACACCGAGAGCCTCACCCTCGACCAGGCCCGCCGCGCGGACGTCCTGGTCGCCCTGCGCATGCAGGACAAGGACCTGGGCCACAGCCACGGCGGCCCGGTCCGTCTCTATGTGGCCCCCATGTACTTCTACAAGTCCGCCAAGTGGCTCTCCGGCATCACCGTCACCAAGGACGTGCGGCCCGGCTACTGGGAGGAACGGGGTTACGACGTCGACGCCTGGGTCGGCCGCTCGAACGGACGCGACGATGAGCCTACGACTTGACGCACCCCGCCGGACCACCGACGTCCGGCGCTTCACCAGGGCCGAACGCTGGATGCACCGTACGACGGCCGCGCTGATGGGCGTGTGCGTGGTGACGGCGGCCTGTCTGTACGTTCCGCAGCTCGCCGAACTCGTCGGGCGCCGCGAGCTGGTGGTCCGCATCCACGAGTGGGCCGGCCTCGCCCTGCCCGTTCCGGTACTGGCCGGCCTCGCCTCCCGCGCCTTCCGCGCCGACCTCGGCCTCCTCAACCGCTTCGGCTCCCACGACCGCCTGTGGCTGCGCGCCGCGCTCCGCCGTGACAAGCGGGCCGCGTCCCGTCCTGCGGGCAAGTTCAACGCCGGGCAGAAGATCTATGCGGCCTGGATCGCGGGGGCGACGCTGGTGATGCTCGGCACCGGTCTGATGATGTGGTTCACCCACCTCACGCCCCTGGTGTGGCGCACCAGCGCGACGTTCGTCCATGACTGGCTGGCCCTGACCATCGGCATCGTCCTCGCCGGGCACATTGGCATGGCGCTAGCGGATCCGGAGGCCCGCAGGGGTATGCGGACCGGCAGGGTGAACCGGGAGTGGGCCGAGCGGGAGCACTCCCTGTGGCGGCCTTGAGGCGGTGACGGTCGGGGGCGATCCGGTCAGGAACTCCGCCGGATCGCCGGTGGACAGCACCACCGCACCGAGCGGCGACACCGGACCGACAGTTGTCCCAGTCCCCATGTCCGGCTCCGGGACCACTTCGGGAGCGGCGACGCTGAAGGCCGCCGGCAGGCGTACCTCGGTTCCGGCATACCGGACCGCCACCTCGACGGAGCCCGGCTCCAGCACCGGTACGACGACGGACAGCACCAGCCGATCGCCCGACTCGGACCTCAGCACGGGAACCCCGGGCACCCGCTGCCCACCGACGCTCACGCTCACGTTCGACAGCAGTTCGGCATGATCCATGTACGTGTCTGCCAGCTCGATCCCGATCGCCTCGCCGGGCCGCGCCTCGCCGTCGCCGCCCGTGTCCACCCCGGCGATCCGATAACCGCAGGCCCCGGGCGTGCCGCTCGCCGCGGGCTTCAACCGCACGACGGCGCCGGGATGCCGACGGTGGAAGTCGAGCAGAGAGCCCAGGACGGTGTACGCGGCACGGCCCTTGCAGGTGTCGGCCTTGTCCGCCAGGGCGGCATGGTCCCGGGCCGCCTGCTCCCAGTCGCCGCCCTGGCCCTGCACGGCGAGGCAGGCGGTGGCCAGCCCGCGCAGCAGCGTCCACTCCGCGTCGGCCGGCGTCTCGGGGATCACACGCAGCGCGGCCCGGCACTCGCTGGGGGAGTGGAGCAGGTCGTACACGCTCGCCGGGTCCGGTGTGCCGTCGACGTCCGGTGAGTCGGGGCCGGGCGGGAGCCAGGCGGGGACTTCGAGGAGCTTTTTGCTCATGGAGGGGCTGGGGGAGGAGGGGCTCGGACGCTCACTCACCGTTTCGCCCCGGGACGCGCCGGGCGTGCTCGTGACCGCGGGTACGCCGAAGTGGCCGTCCGGCGACTGCCGTACCGGAGGAGGAGAGCCGCTCGGCGGACCGGTCGGCAGCTTCCGCGTGCCGTCGGAGGGGCCGGCGGTGACGATCGTGCCCCTGCCGTCCGCCGTGAATCCCCCATCACTCGTGAAGGCCGCGGCGGCAACCGCCACCGCCCCTACGACGAGCAGCCCCGAGATACGCATCCCGAGGGAAACCGCCATGACGCCCCCCGAAGTTCCCGCCCCCGAACACTGTGGCAGCCATCAGGGGTCACCTCATCATCGGGCCGAAAGTGCCCCCGCGGAAGCCGCTTCATGTGATCGTCGGCGCGAGTTCAGATGCCGAGCAGCGCGGAAGGTCAGCCCCCGAAGTCCAGCAGCACCTTGCACGACCGACTCCGGTCCGCCGCGAGCGCGAACGCCGACTCGGCCTCCCGCACCGGCACCACCGAGCTGATCAGGCCGTCGAACGAGGCCTCGGCGGCGAGCAGTTCCAGTGCCTCGTCGAACTCCCCGTCGAAGCGGAACGCCCCCCGCAGCTCGATCTCCCGGCTCACGACGAGGTTCCCCGCGAACGGACTCAGCCCCGGCGGCAGCATCCCGAGCTGCACCACGACACCCCCGCGCCGCACCAGCCGCAGACACGTGTCCAGCCCCGCGACGACCCCTGACGCCTCGATCGCGACGTCCACCTCGGCAGGCCACCCGGCATCGTCCGGGTCATCGGCCCGTACGAGGCTGTCGGCGCCGGCGATCCGCGCGTACTCCAAAGCCGTCGGCAGCAGGTCCGTCACCGTCACGTGCGTGGCCCCGGCCGCCTTGGCCGCCGCGACCACCAGACACCCGATGGGCCCGGCACCGGTGACGAGGACATGCCTCCCGGCCACCTCTCCGGCCCGCCGCACCGCGTGCAGCGCGACCGACAGCGGCTCGGCGAGCGCCGCCCGCCGCAGGTCGAGCCCGGCCGGGAGGGGCCTCAACTGGTCTGCGGGGACGACGACTTGGGCGGCGAACCCGCCCTGCACATGCGGGAAGCGCGCCGCGCTGCCGAGGTAGCGGGTGTCCCGGCAGACGTTGCGCCGCCCGTCCGCGCACTCGGGGCAGACCGAGCAGGGAGTGGCCGGGTGGACCGCGACGGCCGTACCGGCGACCGGACCCGATGCCCCGTCGCCGTACGACAGGACCGTCCCGACCACCTCGTGCCCGAGCACCATCGGCTCCTCGAGGCGGAAGTCGCCGACCCCGCCGTGCCGCCAGTAGTGCAGGTCGGAGCCGCAGACCCCGCCGTACCGAACGGCGACGAGGGCCTGCCCGGGGCCGGGCTCCGGCGACGGCAGCTCCTCCACCCGCAGGTCACCCGCACCATGGATCACACAACCGAGCATCCCCGCGGCCTCCTTCACAGCACGCTCGTCATGCCGCCGTCGACATACAGCACCTGCCCGCTGACGAAGTCCGCCGCAGGAGAGGCGAGGAACAGCACCCCGCCCACCAGGTCCTCCGTACGCCCCCAGCGCCCGGCCGGGGTGCGTCGCCGCACCCACGCGCTGAACTCCTCGTCCTCGACGAGAGGTTGGGTGAGCTCGGTCTCGATGTAACCGGGACCCAGGCCGTTGACCTGGACGCCGTGCGGGCCCCAGTCCGCGCACATGCCCTTGGTGAGCATCTTCAGCGCGCCCTTGGTGGCGGCGTAGGGGGCGATGCCGGGGCGGACGACCTCGCTCTGCAGCGAGCAGATGTTGATGATCTTTCCGTGGCCGCGTTCCGTCATCCGCCGGGCGGCCTCCCGGCCGACCAGGAACGCGCTGGTGAGGTTGGTGTTCAGGATCCGGTGCCAGTCGGAGTCCGTGAACTCCAGCAAGGGCGCGCGCAGTTGCATGCCCGCGTTGTTGACCAGGATGTCGAGCGGGCCCACCCGCTCCTCCACATCCGCGATCCCGGCGGCCACCGACGGACCGTCGGTCACGTCGAACACGGCCGTGCGGACGTCGCCGGGCAGCTCCCCGGCGGCCTTGGCGAGGCGTTCGCCGTCCCGCCCGTTGAGGACCACCGTGCAGCCAGCCTCCGCCAGGCCGCGGGCGAGCGCGAGGCCGATGCCCCGGCTGGAGCCGGTGACCAGGGCCTTGCGGCCGCCGATGTCGAAGAGGGGGTGAGCCGTCATCGTCGTACCCCTAAATGATCAGTGAGAGCAGGAGGACCACACCACCGGCGACCACCGAGATGATCGTCTCCATGACGGACCAGGTCTTGATGGTCTGCCCGACGTTCAGGCCGAAGTACTCCTTCACCAGCCAGAATCCGGCGTCGTTCACATGGCTGAAGAAGAGCGAGCCGGCACCGATGGCCAGGACCAGCAGGGCCGCGTGCGTGGTCGACATGTCGGCGGCCAGCGGGGCGACAAGCCCGGCTGCCGAGACCGTCGCCACCGTCGCCGAACCCGTCGCGAGACGGATGGCCACCGCGATCAGCCAGGCCAGCAGCAGCGCCGGGATCGACCAGTCCTCGGAGATGTCCAGGACCATCTGCCCCACACCGGTGTCGATCAGGGTCTGCTTGAAGCCGCCGCCCGCGCCGACGATGAGCAGGATGCCCGCGATGGGCGCGAGGCCCTTCTCGACCAGCGGCGAGATGCGCTCCTTGCCGAACCCGGCGGGCGCGAGCAGCGTGACGATGCCCAGGAGTACGGCGGCGAGCAGCGCGATCATCGGGGAGCCGATGACGTCGAAGACGCGCTGGACGGTGTTGGCCGGGTCGTCGATCACGATGTCGACCAGTGCCTTGGAGAGCATCAGGACGACCGGGAGGAGGATCGTGATCAGCGTGGGCCCGAAGCCGGGGAGCCTGCGCTTGCTCACTTCACCGGATTCACCGGTTTCCTCGGAGGGACGCTGAGGGATCATCCGGTCGGGGGCCGGGACATCCACCCAACGGGCCGCGTACCGCGAGAACAGCGGACCGGCGATGATCACCGTCGGTATGGCGACGAGGACGCCGAGCGCCAGTGTGACACCGAGGTCGGCGCCGACCGCGTCGATCGCGACCAGCGGGCCGGGGTGCGGCGGGACCAGGCCGTGCATCACGGACAGACCGGCCAGGGCGGGGATGCCGATGCGCATCAGCGAGTAGTTGCCGCGCTTGGCGACCATCAGCACGACCGGGATCAGCAGCACGACGCCGACCTCGAAGAACAACGGCAGACCGATGACGGAGGCGATCAGCACCATCGCCCACGGCATGGAGCGCCTGCCCGCCTTGGCGAGGATCGTGTCGACGATCTGGTCGGCGCCGCCGGAGTCGGCGAGCATCTTGCCGAGGATCGCGCCGAGGGCGATCAGCACGCCCACGCCGGCGACCGTGGTGCCGAGGCCGGTGGTGAAGCTGGCGATGGCCTTGTCGAGCGGCGCCCCGGCGATCGCGCCGAGCACGAGCGTTCCGAGGGTCAGCGACAGGAACGCGTGGAGCTTGAACTTGGTGATGAGCAGGACGATGACGGCGATACCCGCCAGGACGGCGATGCCCAGCTGAGCGTGGCCGGCCGAGGTGAGGGGCTCGACGGTGTCCGCTGCCAGCATCTCGACGCTGAGTCTGGTCACGGGGTTCCCTTGCAGGTACGGGGATGGGGGACGCGTGGGGGGTGTCACCGGCGCTTGCCGGTGGGCGCTACCGGCGTTCACCGGTGGGGTGCTACCGCTGTTGCCGGTGTCAGTCGGGAAGTTCGCTCAGCGCCTTCGAGGCCCGCTCGGTGATCTCCTCCGGGCTCCCGGCCACGTCCACGGCGACTCCGGCCTCGTCGGCCTGGAGCGGCTGGAGCGTGGCGAACTGGGAGTCGAGCAGCGCGGTTGGCATGAAGTGCCCCTGCCGATGCGCCATCCGGTCCTCGATGACCTCCCGGTCGCCCGTGAGGTGCACGAACGCCACCCCGGGCGCGGCGGCCCTGAGCCGGTCACGGTACGACCGCTTCAGCGCCGAGCAGCTGACCACCCCGCCGAGCCCGGCCCGCCCGTGCGCCCAGGCGCCGATGGCGTCCAGCCACGGCCACCTGTCCGCGTCGTCGAGCGGGGTACCGGCCGACATCTTGGCGATGTTGGCCTGCGGGTGGAAGTCGTCTCCCTCGGCGTACGGGACGCCGAGCCGGGCGGCGAGCAGGGGACCGATGGTGGTCTTGCCCGTGCCGGCGACGCCCATCACCACGACGACGTGGGGGGTACGCATCACTGCCTCGCTGTCTTCTTCGACATCCGACGCCGACATCCGACGTCGGCCACACTGAAACCCATTAGGTACGACGAATTCAAGACCCTGTGGCAAATAAGTCTGACTTTTTGATCGCGTGATCTGCCCCGTACGCTGAGTGCATGAGCACACCGGGCCGGGGGCTGCACGGCCATGTACTGGAAACCCTCGGCCCCGCGATCGCCGCGGGCGAGTACCCGCCGGGCAGTGTCCTGCGCACGGACGAGCTGGCCCAGCGCTTCGACGTGTCGCGCTCGGTGATGCGGGAGGCGGTCCGCGTCCTGGAGTCCATGCACCTGGTGGAGTCCCGCCGCCGCGTCGGCGTCACGGTCCGTCCCAAGGCCGAGTGGAACGTCTACGACCCGCAGGTCATCCGCTGGCGCCTGGCCGGCGCCGACCGCCCCCAGCAGCTGCGCTCACTCACCGTCCTGCGCTCGGCCATCGAACCGGTCGCGGCAGGCCTGGCCGCCAAGTACGCCACCGCCGACCAGTGCGCCGAACTCACCGAATGCGCCCTCGGCATGGTCGCCCACTCCCGCGGCCACCAGCTGGAGGGCTACCTCATCCACGACGTCGCCTTCCACCGCGTCATCCTCAACGCCTCCGGCAACGAGATGTTCGCCCGCCTGGGCGACGTGGTCGCCGAGGTCCTCGCGGGCCGCACCCACCACGAGGTCATGTTCGAGGACCCCGACCCGGCCGCGGTCACCCTGCACGTCCAGGTCGCGGAGGCGGTCCGCGCGGGCGACGCGGCCAGGGCGGAACACCTGACCCGCGAGATCACGGTCGGCGCCCTCCAGGAGCTGGACATCCTCGCCCCATGAGCGAATCGGGCCGACGGGCGGACATCGACCGCGTCATCGAGCCGCTGAACGCGAACATGCCCAAGGCGGGCGGCTTCGGCTTCGAGGCGATCCGGCGGCTGGGGAACCCGGTGCCGCTCCTGGTGCGGAACAACGGCGACGAGCAGCCGCAGTTGTGGCTGGAGCCCGCCGGGCAGGACTACTGGCTCGACCCTGGGCCGACGTCCTGGTTCGCGACGGTCACCGACCACTAGGGGAACGAGGCCGTTCCGGGTCGCAAGGACGTCACCTGGTCAGTCCAGGAACTTCCCCGTGTCAGTCCAGGAACTCCCCGTCCACATACACCCACGCCCCGTCGACCCGCTCGAACCGGCTCCGCTCATGCAGCGCCCCGCCCCGGAACGAGGCGCGGAAGGTCACCGTCCCCGTGGAGTGGAACGCCGAACCATCCGTCGTCTCCAGGATCTCCAGCCCGGTCCACCGCATCCCGGGGTCGAGGTCCAGCCGCGCCGGCCGCGTCCGCGGATGCCAGGTCCGCAGCAGGTACGCCACCTCGCCCTTGACGAACGCGCTGTACCGCGACCGCATGAGCGCCTCGGCGGTGGGCGCGGCAGCGGCAGCGGCAGCGGCACCGGAGTGGAACCGGCCGCAGCAGTCGTCGTACGCCTTGGGCAGCCCGCACGGGCAAAAACGCGTCGTCATGCCCGCCATTGTCCTAGCCCGCCGTCCGCGTCAGGGCCCCGGGCAACGGCGGCAGCGCCGTCCCGTACACCCACGCCTCGAACAGCTCCTCCACCGGCTCGGTCGCGAAGCGGGCCACATGCGAGGCGAAGGCGGCCGTCGTCACCGTTCCGCCCCGGTGCAGCTGTCCCCAGGCGCGCAGCATGCGGAAGAAGGCGATGTCGCCCAGCGCGCAGCGCACCGCGTGCAGGACGAGGCCTCCGCGCTCGTACAGCCGATCGTCGAACATCGACTTACGACCCGGATCCGCCAGCCGCAGATCCTGCGGCAGAGACGCCAGCAACCGGTGTGCGGCAGCGGCGAGTTGCTGCGCCGTACGCCCGCCCGACCGCTCCGACCACAGCCACTCGGCGTATTTCGCGAACCCCTCGTTCAGCCAGATGTGCCGCCAGTCCGCGATGGACACACTGTTGCCGAACCACTGGTGCGCCAGCTCGTGCGCGACCAGCCGCTCCGAACCGCGCGCCCCGTCCACGTGGTTGGCGCCGAACAGCGACAACCCCTGTGCCTCGACCGGGACATCGAGTTCCTCCTCCGTCACGACGACCGCGTACTCGTCGAAGGGGTACGGCCCGAACAGCTCCTGGAACAGCTCCATCATCTGCGGCTGGCGCGCGAAGTCCCGGGAGAACTCCGGCAGCAGCTGCGCCGGGATGTGCCCGTGCTGCGGTACCCCGCCCAGGCCCGGGTCGCCCAGCAGCACCGTCTGGTACTTGCCGATCGACAGGCCGACCAGATAACTCGACGTCGGCGCCGACTGCTCGTACACCCAGGTGGTCGTGGACGCCTTCGTCGTACGGGTCAGCAGGCGCCCGCCCGCCACCACCGCGTACGCCGACGGCGTGGTGATCGAGATCTGGTACGACGCCTTGTCGGCGGGCCGGTCGTTGCACGGGTACCACGACGGCGCCCCGATCGGCTGGCTCGCCACCAGCGCCCCGTCCTCCAGCTCCTCCCAGCCGAGCCCGCCCCAGGGGCTGTTCACCGGCTTGGGGTTGCCCGCCCAGTGCACCTCGACCGTGAAGGCGGCCCCGGCGCGGATCGGCTTGGCGGGGCGCACGCGCAGCCGCCCGCCGCGGTGCGTGTAGTGCGGCTGCCGTCCGTCGACCCGGACCCGCCCGATCCTGAAGTCGGCCAGGTTCAGCACGAACTCGGTGAGCGGCGTCCGTCCCGCTATGGCGTTGATCCGGGCCGTCCCCGACAGCCGGTTCGGGGCCGGGCGGTAGTCCAACGCCAGCTCGTACCGGTGCACCCGGTAGCGCGAGTCGCCGTGCTCCGGGAAGTACGGGTCCACGCCCGCCGTCTGCTGAACTGCCACTGCTGTCTGTGCTCCCTGCGCCGTACCGCTGCCACTCCGTGCCGGCCCACCGATCTCCGGCTCCGAGTGAGCCGGCATCAGGGACGCCATGCCTCGATCGGATTGCCGAGCCAACGGGTGTCGTCGGGGACGGACTCCCCGGCCATGACGAGCGACGCGGGACCCAGTGTCGTACGGGCCCCGATCGCGCTGCCGGGCAGAACGATCCCGCCAGGACCCAGCGTCGCGCCCTCTCGGAGGACCACAGTATCCGTCCGCAAGATCCGGTCGTGGAAGAGGTGCGTCTGCAGCACGCAACCCCGGTTCACGGTGGCCGCGTCCTCCAGCGTCACCAGATCGGTCTCCGGCAGCCAGTAGCTCTCCACCCAGACGCCCTTGCCGATCCGCGCGCCCAGCCCGCGCAGCCATGCCGTCATCACAGGCGTACCGGGAACCGAACCCGCCAGCCACGGCACGGCGAGCACCTCGACGAAGGTGTCGGCGAGCTCGTTGCGCCACACGAAGCCGCTCCACAGCGGATGCTCCCCGCTGCGGTGCCGCCCCACGAGCAGCCACTTCGCGACGATGGACACGAGCCCCGCCACGGCCCCCGCCCCGAGCAGCACCAACCCCGCCAGCAGCGGCGCCCACACCCCCAGCGCGCACAGCGCCGCCACCGTCAGCACCGCCAGCCACGCCGAGCAGAACACCGGCACGATCCGGCACAGCTCCACCAGACCGCGCGCCCACAGCAGCCGGGCCGGCGGATCGTACGTCCGGCTCTGGTCGCCGCCCGCCGCGGCACGCGGCAGCTTCACCGGCGGCAGCCCCAGATACGACGTGCCCTTCTTGGCCTTCTTCGGCGTCGCCGACAGCACGCCGACCAGCCCGCCGTCCGGCACGGTCCGCCCGGGCGCCGTCATCCCCGAGTTCCCGAGGAAGGCCCGCCGCCCGATCTCCGCCCGCCCGATCCGCATCCAGCCGCCACCGAGCTCGTACGGCGCGGTCAGCGTGTCGTCGGCCAGGAACGCGCCCTCGCCGACCGTCGTCAGGCTGGGCAGCGCCAGCACGGTCGACACCTCGGCACCCCGCCCGATCCGCATCCCGAGCAGCCGCAGCCACACCGGCGTGACCAGCCCGGCGTACAGCGGGAACAGCGTCTCCCGCGAGCGGTCCATCAGCTGCGTGACCGTCCAGGCCTGCCACCCGACCCGGCTGTGCGTCGGGTGCGTGCCCTCGCGCAGGCCGAGGCTCAGCAGCCGTACGGCGATCAGCAGCAGCACGGCGTACGCCAGCCCGAAGGCGAGCGTCGCCGGTACGAGCGCCAGCGCGGCGCCCGTCAGGGGCGCCTCCGGCGTGAAGAGCACCCGGGCCACGAGGAACGCGGCCCCGCCCGCCAGCACGGGCAGCGCGGTCAGCGCGAAGCCGGTGAGGCCGTACATCACACGCCAGTACGTCCCGCGCCGCGGCCGGTCCTTGGGCCAGTTGCGCTTGGCCTTGCCCAGCTTGACCGCCGGCGCGCCCGCCCACCGCTGACCGGTGGGAACCTGCCCGGTGACCGCAGAACCGGGCGCCACCTCGGCCCGCTTGCCCACCCGGGCACCGGGGAAGAGGATGCCGCGCGTGCCGACGACGGCGTGCGCGCCCACCTTCACCGCGCCGATCTCCAGCCGGTCCCCGTCCAGCCACCACCCGGACAGATCCACCTCGGACTCGACGGCCGCGCCCCGCCCCAGCTTGAGCAGCCCGGTGACCGGCGGCAGCGAGTGCAGGTCCACATCGGGCCCGACCTTGGCGCCCAGCGCCCGCGCGTACCGCTCCAGCCAGGCCCCGGTCAGCGAGGTCGCCCCGCTGAACTCGGCCAGCCGCTCGGCGGCCCACAGCCGCAGATGCACACTGCCACCGCGCGCGTACCGACCCGGCTTCACGTCCCGGAGCAGCAGCCGCGCGCCCCCGGCGGCCAGCGCGAGCCGCCCCGGCGGGCTGAACAGGACGACGGCCCCGACCGCGACGAGCCACCAGGGCGCTGTCGGCAGCCACGCGTAGGCCGGCAGCAGATTCCCGAGCGCGGTCAGCGCGACCGTCCAGCGCAGCCCGAGCAGCGTGAACAGCGGAACCAGGAGCAGGAGTTGGATCACCTGCGCGCGCCGGGGCACCGGCGCGACGATCCGCTCCGCCCCGTCGTCCTGCGCGGACTGCTCCAGCCGCCGGGCCAACTTCCGCAGCACCGGCTGCTGGTAGATGTCCAGGACGGCCGCGCTCGGATAGCGCGTCCGTAGCCGTGTCGTCAGCTGCGCGGCGGCCAGACTGCTGCCGCCGATCGCGAAGAAGTCGTCGCAGGCGCCGGAGACGGGGATGCCGAGCACCTCGGCCCACTGCTCGGCGAGCCACGCCTCGGTGCCGTAGAGCTGCTCCGCCGGACCACCGCTTTCGAGCCCCTCCAGCGGCCAGGGCAGCGCGTTACGGTCCACCTTGCCCGAAGTACGGGTCGGCAGCTCCTCGACCGGCGCGAGCAACGGCACGAGCGCGGCGGGCAGTTCGGCCCGCAGCTTCTCCACCGCGGCCGCGTGATCCCAGCCGTCCTGGGTGACGACGTACCCGACGAGCAGCTGATTCCCACTGCGAGCGGTCCGCACGGCGGCAGCCGCACCGGCCACACCCGGCAGCGCCTGGAGCGCGGCATCCACCTCACCGAGCTCGATCCGCCGCCCACCGAGCTTGATCTGCTCGTCGGCCCGCCCGAGGAAGACCAGCCCCTCGGGCTCCGCCTTGACGAGGTCACCACTGCGGTACGCCCGCTCCCAGCCCAGCGACTCCAGCGGCGCGTACTTCTCCGCGTCCTTCTCGGCGTCGAGATACCGGGCCAGCCCGACCCCGCCGATCACCAGCTGCCCGCTGCCGCCCATCGGGACGGGCTCCCCGGCCCCGTCGACGACGGCCAGCTCCCAGCCGTTCAGCGGCAGCCCGATCCGGATCGGCTCCTCCCCGCTCATCAGGGAGGCACAGGCCACGACGGTCGCCTCGGTCGGCCCGTAGGTGTTCCACACCTCGCGCCCCTCGG
Above is a window of Streptomyces sp. DT2A-34 DNA encoding:
- a CDS encoding APC family permease, giving the protein MTTGSSSTSRATADGGGISTFKGQDRALRADRLGTTGLLLSVLAATAPLMVVAGVMPTTFGVMGVLGQPLLFVILGLVLALFSVGYAEMSRHVHNAGAFYAYISRGLGGTAGAGAAMVALVSYNALQVGIYGIFGFEVSGLFATYLDTEVAWWIPALLAVLLVGALGWLKIDLNARVLGVLLIIEVALVVIFDVAALADPGKEGLSLHAFNPDTLTGAGIGTALCFCVAAFLGFEQAPVYAEETSRPHILVPRVMFLAIGGIAVFYTISCWAYTVATGPSAIVGTAQEQSAGLLFFLTEDLLGPGFTDVLHVLFVTGMFAAMLSFHNVVARYAFAMGREGLLPAAFGRTSGASGAPGTGSLLQTVISLVVVAVFAFTDDKPAGDPTAPVLHLFTWMGSLGALGVAALMAAASASVVVFFVRRGAVAAQFWRLAASALAVLALAFIVVYTVKDFDVLIGAGPGSSLSWALPAVIALALAVGLIQGLLLRSRAPEKHARIGLGNEAFQLEKAARGD
- a CDS encoding molybdopterin-dependent oxidoreductase, producing MNYEPPEEPRGKPMGRRVLLGTLALGALGVATAPTLQRGMESFLASASDKDPTGLTDLLPNGGGFRYYSVASSVPRKNATTYRLTVDGLVDHPRTYTLADLRALPQTRMVRDVQCVTGWRVPETPFEGVRLSRLLDAAGVREGAGAVRFTCFDGTYTESLTLDQARRADVLVALRMQDKDLGHSHGGPVRLYVAPMYFYKSAKWLSGITVTKDVRPGYWEERGYDVDAWVGRSNGRDDEPTT
- a CDS encoding cytochrome b/b6 domain-containing protein, with translation MSLRLDAPRRTTDVRRFTRAERWMHRTTAALMGVCVVTAACLYVPQLAELVGRRELVVRIHEWAGLALPVPVLAGLASRAFRADLGLLNRFGSHDRLWLRAALRRDKRAASRPAGKFNAGQKIYAAWIAGATLVMLGTGLMMWFTHLTPLVWRTSATFVHDWLALTIGIVLAGHIGMALADPEARRGMRTGRVNREWAEREHSLWRP
- a CDS encoding L-idonate 5-dehydrogenase; protein product: MLGCVIHGAGDLRVEELPSPEPGPGQALVAVRYGGVCGSDLHYWRHGGVGDFRLEEPMVLGHEVVGTVLSYGDGASGPVAGTAVAVHPATPCSVCPECADGRRNVCRDTRYLGSAARFPHVQGGFAAQVVVPADQLRPLPAGLDLRRAALAEPLSVALHAVRRAGEVAGRHVLVTGAGPIGCLVVAAAKAAGATHVTVTDLLPTALEYARIAGADSLVRADDPDDAGWPAEVDVAIEASGVVAGLDTCLRLVRRGGVVVQLGMLPPGLSPFAGNLVVSREIELRGAFRFDGEFDEALELLAAEASFDGLISSVVPVREAESAFALAADRSRSCKVLLDFGG
- a CDS encoding SDR family oxidoreductase, whose amino-acid sequence is MTAHPLFDIGGRKALVTGSSRGIGLALARGLAEAGCTVVLNGRDGERLAKAAGELPGDVRTAVFDVTDGPSVAAGIADVEERVGPLDILVNNAGMQLRAPLLEFTDSDWHRILNTNLTSAFLVGREAARRMTERGHGKIINICSLQSEVVRPGIAPYAATKGALKMLTKGMCADWGPHGVQVNGLGPGYIETELTQPLVEDEEFSAWVRRRTPAGRWGRTEDLVGGVLFLASPAADFVSGQVLYVDGGMTSVL
- a CDS encoding GntP family permease; amino-acid sequence: MTRLSVEMLAADTVEPLTSAGHAQLGIAVLAGIAVIVLLITKFKLHAFLSLTLGTLVLGAIAGAPLDKAIASFTTGLGTTVAGVGVLIALGAILGKMLADSGGADQIVDTILAKAGRRSMPWAMVLIASVIGLPLFFEVGVVLLIPVVLMVAKRGNYSLMRIGIPALAGLSVMHGLVPPHPGPLVAIDAVGADLGVTLALGVLVAIPTVIIAGPLFSRYAARWVDVPAPDRMIPQRPSEETGESGEVSKRRLPGFGPTLITILLPVVLMLSKALVDIVIDDPANTVQRVFDVIGSPMIALLAAVLLGIVTLLAPAGFGKERISPLVEKGLAPIAGILLIVGAGGGFKQTLIDTGVGQMVLDISEDWSIPALLLAWLIAVAIRLATGSATVATVSAAGLVAPLAADMSTTHAALLVLAIGAGSLFFSHVNDAGFWLVKEYFGLNVGQTIKTWSVMETIISVVAGGVVLLLSLII